A part of Denitratisoma oestradiolicum genomic DNA contains:
- a CDS encoding TetR/AcrR family transcriptional regulator, protein MQKKTVRKKLGRPEGAGGGIETRRKIIIAAVDCFAERGYANSNNQDIAKAAGITSGALYHYFESKAALYREALQLIVTTLVGTYRAACDQNPDRTSIDQLCIGLREVMVLSRSWPGALRFAAASFSEIQRNSELDWLNEMDARLFYDFFYDLVERAKLRGELAPGANVESVVKVLIVCNMGISSLAEQGEDIFLEAVTTFEQLIAGSLMKRPHLA, encoded by the coding sequence ATGCAGAAGAAAACAGTACGCAAAAAACTAGGTCGGCCCGAGGGGGCGGGCGGCGGTATCGAAACTCGGAGGAAGATCATTATCGCCGCCGTGGATTGTTTCGCCGAACGGGGCTACGCCAACTCCAATAATCAGGATATTGCCAAAGCGGCGGGTATCACCAGTGGCGCCCTATACCATTACTTCGAGTCCAAAGCTGCGCTTTACCGGGAGGCCCTACAACTGATCGTAACCACCTTGGTTGGCACCTATCGGGCTGCCTGCGACCAAAATCCCGATCGCACCAGTATTGACCAACTGTGCATCGGGTTACGGGAAGTGATGGTGCTTTCCAGGAGTTGGCCCGGCGCCCTGCGGTTTGCGGCGGCATCATTCTCTGAAATCCAGCGTAACAGTGAGCTTGACTGGCTGAACGAAATGGACGCGCGTCTCTTCTACGACTTCTTCTACGACTTAGTTGAACGGGCGAAATTGCGGGGTGAATTAGCTCCTGGAGCCAATGTGGAATCTGTGGTTAAGGTACTCATCGTCTGCAATATGGGAATTTCATCCTTAGCCGAACAGGGCGAGGATATTTTTCTGGAGGCCGTGACTACCTTCGAGCAACTGATTGCAGGTAGTTTGATGAAGCGGCCCCATCTGGCCTAG
- a CDS encoding ABC transporter permease, with protein sequence MNIKPVLLWSDLLLFILLACGIAAALVFRRSPPQRAAWARVGRSGTGMAAAVVLGLFLLVGVLDSLHYRIQLPTTGENQSAVYGVEVYSALDGLLLPLKERTEKTYSAPLATHLFAKESLVGEGGREYPRLTHGGIHLMDEAMWSEDLLRQIFLGLGLGLLLWTFLAALLGPPMRRRGLAWRSVLAVLLTTFLAGGVIGMLAQGYHVLGTDKVGQDVLYLTLKSIRTGLLIGTLTTLVTLPLAVFLGVIAGYAGGWVDDGIQYLYTTLNSIPGVLLIAAAILMIQVLIDTHPDAFSTAAERADARLLALCLILGMTSWTGLARLLRAETLKLRELEYVQAARAFGVSPLAVMVRHIIPNLGHIVLIALVMDFSGLVLAEAVLSYVGIGVDPSTISFGTMINAARMELAREPMVWWTLAGAFLFMFLLVLAANLLADAVRDAFDPRSVP encoded by the coding sequence ATGAACATCAAGCCTGTCCTGCTCTGGTCCGACCTGCTGCTATTCATCCTGTTGGCCTGCGGCATCGCCGCGGCCCTGGTCTTTCGCCGCAGTCCGCCCCAGCGGGCCGCATGGGCACGGGTGGGGCGCAGCGGCACGGGCATGGCCGCTGCGGTGGTGCTGGGCCTATTCCTGCTGGTGGGTGTTCTCGACTCCCTGCATTACCGTATCCAGTTGCCGACCACGGGAGAAAATCAGTCCGCAGTCTATGGGGTCGAGGTGTATTCGGCCCTGGACGGTCTGCTGCTTCCCCTCAAGGAAAGAACGGAAAAAACTTATTCGGCTCCCCTGGCGACCCACCTCTTCGCCAAGGAAAGCCTGGTGGGCGAGGGGGGGCGGGAGTATCCGCGCCTGACCCATGGAGGCATCCATCTGATGGACGAGGCGATGTGGTCGGAAGACCTGTTACGCCAGATTTTCCTCGGCCTGGGTCTGGGTCTCCTGCTCTGGACATTCCTGGCCGCCTTGCTGGGGCCGCCGATGCGGCGGCGCGGCCTGGCCTGGCGCAGCGTGCTGGCGGTGCTGCTGACGACGTTCCTGGCGGGCGGAGTGATTGGCATGCTGGCCCAGGGTTATCACGTATTGGGTACCGACAAGGTGGGCCAGGATGTGCTGTATCTGACCCTGAAGAGCATCCGCACCGGCCTTTTGATCGGCACCCTGACCACCCTGGTGACCCTGCCCCTGGCGGTTTTCCTGGGGGTGATTGCCGGCTATGCGGGAGGCTGGGTGGATGACGGGATCCAGTATCTCTACACTACCCTCAACTCCATTCCCGGCGTACTTTTGATTGCTGCGGCGATCCTGATGATCCAGGTGCTGATCGACACTCATCCGGACGCCTTTTCCACGGCAGCGGAGCGGGCTGATGCCCGCCTGCTGGCCCTGTGCCTGATCCTGGGCATGACCAGTTGGACCGGTCTGGCCCGGCTGCTGCGGGCCGAAACTCTGAAGCTGCGGGAACTGGAGTATGTCCAGGCGGCCCGGGCCTTCGGTGTTTCGCCCCTGGCAGTGATGGTTCGGCACATCATTCCCAATCTCGGCCACATCGTGCTGATCGCCCTGGTGATGGACTTCTCGGGCCTGGTACTGGCCGAGGCGGTGTTGTCCTATGTGGGCATCGGTGTCGATCCCTCCACCATCAGCTTCGGCACCATGATCAATGCGGCCCGCATGGAGCTGGCCCGGGAGCCCATGGTCTGGTGGACCCTGGCAGGGGCCTTCCTGTTCATGTTCCTGCTGGTGCTGGCCGCCAACCTGCTGGCCGATGCCGTGCGAGACGCCTTCGACCCACGCTCCGTCCCATGA
- a CDS encoding class I SAM-dependent methyltransferase has product MHFQDWLETPQGYYVLQWALHKHELLLADVFGFNAVQVGLPRYDFLRGNRMPFRFHCDESGLVDVRAVPGHLPFASQSVDLVVLPHVLEFADNPHHVLREVERVLVPEGQVVVTGFNPFSLWGVRRRLSRHPLADPPWDGRYISVPRLKDWFALLGFETRGGAFGRYAPPFRQEKWLNRSRFLEAAGDRWWPYGGAVYVLQAIKRQAGMRLVTPTWHDRKARAKAMVAVTQRNGQ; this is encoded by the coding sequence ATGCACTTCCAAGACTGGCTGGAAACACCCCAGGGGTACTATGTACTCCAGTGGGCGCTGCACAAGCATGAATTGCTGCTGGCCGATGTATTTGGCTTCAACGCCGTTCAGGTCGGACTGCCCCGGTACGATTTTCTGCGGGGCAACCGTATGCCCTTCCGCTTTCATTGTGATGAATCGGGGCTGGTGGATGTCCGCGCTGTTCCCGGACATCTGCCCTTTGCCAGCCAGAGCGTGGATCTCGTGGTTCTGCCCCATGTGCTTGAATTCGCCGACAATCCGCATCATGTGCTGCGGGAAGTGGAGCGGGTACTGGTGCCCGAGGGGCAGGTAGTGGTGACGGGCTTCAATCCCTTCAGTCTTTGGGGGGTACGGCGCCGTTTGTCCCGTCACCCCCTGGCCGACCCGCCCTGGGATGGACGCTACATCAGCGTCCCGCGGCTCAAGGATTGGTTTGCGCTGCTGGGTTTTGAAACACGAGGTGGTGCTTTCGGACGCTATGCCCCTCCCTTCCGACAGGAAAAATGGTTGAACCGCAGTCGCTTCCTGGAAGCCGCCGGTGATCGCTGGTGGCCCTACGGCGGCGCCGTTTATGTCTTGCAGGCCATCAAACGGCAGGCGGGTATGCGACTGGTCACGCCGACCTGGCATGATCGCAAGGCTCGGGCCAAAGCCATGGTGGCCGTTACCCAGAGGAATGGACAATGA
- a CDS encoding ankyrin repeat domain-containing protein: MKHLLPFCFWLLLSGFAQAGTLDEMLFAAQQGHANTVMTLLQRGMDVNAADREGTTLVMHAARNGHQNIIEITLKSRPNLLKKNKYGDDALMLASLNGHLACVRLLVDAGAPVNPQKSDWSPLHYATFNGHETIASLLLDRGAQANVPSSSGLSPLMIAARNGHLSLVKLLLHRGADAKLRNPEGHTAEDIAQKAGNTDIADLLAKAARP, encoded by the coding sequence GTGAAACATCTATTGCCATTTTGCTTCTGGCTGCTGCTTAGCGGTTTCGCCCAGGCAGGAACTCTCGATGAGATGCTCTTCGCAGCCCAACAGGGCCATGCCAACACAGTGATGACGCTGCTGCAACGGGGAATGGACGTCAATGCAGCAGACCGGGAAGGCACCACTTTGGTCATGCATGCAGCCCGGAATGGGCATCAGAATATTATAGAAATAACATTAAAATCACGACCTAATTTACTGAAAAAAAATAAATATGGTGATGATGCGCTGATGTTGGCGTCCCTCAATGGGCACCTGGCCTGCGTCCGTTTGTTGGTTGATGCCGGCGCCCCGGTAAATCCGCAAAAGTCTGACTGGAGCCCTTTGCACTATGCGACATTCAATGGTCACGAGACAATAGCAAGCCTGCTGCTGGACCGTGGGGCGCAAGCCAATGTGCCATCTTCCAGCGGGTTGTCGCCCCTGATGATCGCAGCCCGCAATGGTCACCTGTCCCTGGTAAAACTGCTCCTGCACCGGGGTGCCGATGCCAAACTCCGGAATCCGGAGGGGCACACCGCTGAGGATATCGCCCAAAAGGCAGGAAATACCGATATAGCGGACCTTCTGGCAAAGGCAGCACGGCCTTGA
- the rnhA gene encoding ribonuclease HI, with the protein MIEEFVEIFTDGACSGNPGPGGWGAILRYGDHEKELFGGDPATTNNRMELLAVIEALRQLKRPARVKVHTDSQYVQKGISEWITGWKRKGWKTASKQPVKNVDLWQALDSEAGRHQVEWLWVRGHAGHVENERADALARRGVDSVRR; encoded by the coding sequence ATGATTGAAGAGTTCGTGGAAATTTTTACCGATGGGGCCTGTAGCGGCAATCCGGGCCCGGGCGGCTGGGGGGCAATACTGCGTTACGGTGACCACGAAAAGGAACTCTTCGGCGGCGATCCTGCCACCACCAACAACCGCATGGAGTTATTGGCCGTGATCGAGGCCCTGCGTCAGTTGAAACGGCCGGCACGGGTGAAGGTGCATACGGATTCCCAGTATGTGCAGAAGGGCATCAGCGAATGGATAACAGGCTGGAAGCGCAAGGGCTGGAAGACTGCGAGCAAACAGCCGGTAAAGAATGTGGATCTGTGGCAGGCCCTGGATTCCGAGGCCGGCCGCCATCAAGTGGAATGGCTCTGGGTGCGGGGTCATGCCGGTCATGTGGAAAACGAGCGCGCCGATGCCTTGGCGCGGCGCGGCGTGGATTCGGTACGGAGATAG
- the gloB gene encoding hydroxyacylglutathione hydrolase, which produces MRAFTDNYIWLLRHGGHVVAVDPGDPEPVATHLESSGDRLDAILLTHHHPDHVGGVAELRRQHSVPVYGPALEQIPGVTHGLTGGERILLAFPDAELALEVLDVAGHTRGHLAYFANLGAGDYRRNILFCGDTLFSLGCGRLFEGSAEQMYHSLRKLATLPRDTQIYCAHEYTHYNLPFALTVEPASPALLRRAEKLKSLMNAGQATVPMSLADELETNPFLRCHVSAVMASAARHSQGPLASAIDVFAALREWRNNFKASL; this is translated from the coding sequence TTGCGCGCCTTCACTGACAACTATATCTGGCTGCTGCGCCATGGAGGCCATGTCGTCGCGGTGGACCCCGGTGACCCGGAACCCGTCGCGACACATCTGGAATCCAGCGGCGACCGCCTGGACGCCATTCTGCTCACTCACCACCACCCGGACCATGTGGGTGGCGTGGCCGAACTCAGGCGCCAGCATTCGGTTCCCGTCTATGGGCCCGCCCTGGAACAGATTCCCGGCGTCACCCATGGTCTGACTGGCGGGGAGCGCATTCTTCTGGCGTTCCCGGATGCCGAGCTTGCGCTGGAAGTGCTCGATGTCGCCGGTCACACACGGGGACATCTGGCCTACTTCGCCAATCTCGGCGCCGGCGATTATCGCCGAAACATTTTGTTCTGTGGCGATACCCTGTTCTCCCTCGGCTGCGGCCGGCTCTTCGAGGGCAGCGCCGAGCAGATGTACCACTCCCTGCGAAAACTTGCCACCCTGCCCCGGGATACCCAAATCTATTGCGCCCACGAATATACCCACTACAACCTACCCTTCGCCCTGACGGTGGAACCCGCTTCCCCTGCCCTGCTCCGACGAGCCGAAAAACTGAAATCGCTGATGAATGCAGGACAGGCCACCGTGCCCATGAGCCTGGCAGATGAACTGGAGACCAATCCCTTCCTGCGCTGCCACGTATCCGCCGTCATGGCCTCGGCTGCCCGGCACAGCCAGGGACCTCTTGCAAGCGCCATCGACGTGTTCGCCGCACTACGAGAATGGCGCAATAACTTCAAGGCATCGCTCTGA
- a CDS encoding Zn-dependent alcohol dehydrogenase: protein MRAAILEKQGQPIQIVDDVEIAMPRQGEVCIKVAFCSLCHSDYSVVSGVYPVSEPIIVGHEAAGVVVSVGPGVKSLAAGDHVVINAIYPCGQCYFCQRGNFGICSYSSPGLMTHTLPDGETGLLRHGRRVLRGIGAGALAEYTIAPEASAVRIDPDIPLDVACVTGCAVRTGVGAVLNTADVEAGATVLILGCGGVGLSAIQGARLTAARIVIASDPNPTRREMALRLGATHVLDPAREDVVASTLSLTNGIGADYGFETAGIAQLIETAINAIRPGGTAVCVGAPPFEDSATIRNVVLFASQEKKLTGSLLGGAHPKFDIERLLSFWKTGRLDLESLITCKRPLSEINEAFQDLKEGKGIRTVIEISG from the coding sequence ATGCGCGCTGCCATTCTCGAAAAACAGGGGCAACCGATCCAGATCGTCGATGACGTGGAGATTGCAATGCCGCGCCAGGGCGAAGTCTGCATCAAGGTTGCTTTCTGCAGCCTGTGTCATTCGGACTACAGTGTTGTCAGCGGCGTGTATCCGGTGAGCGAACCGATTATCGTCGGCCATGAGGCTGCGGGTGTGGTGGTTTCAGTGGGGCCTGGCGTGAAATCTTTGGCGGCTGGTGATCATGTGGTCATCAACGCAATTTACCCTTGCGGGCAGTGTTATTTTTGCCAGCGTGGGAACTTCGGTATCTGTTCCTATTCCAGTCCCGGGTTGATGACCCATACCCTCCCCGATGGAGAAACTGGTCTATTGCGCCATGGCCGTAGGGTGCTACGAGGAATCGGCGCGGGCGCCTTGGCGGAATACACGATCGCACCGGAAGCTTCGGCAGTGCGCATCGACCCTGACATACCCCTCGACGTGGCCTGCGTTACCGGCTGCGCCGTTCGCACCGGCGTCGGTGCCGTCCTTAACACGGCCGACGTCGAGGCGGGTGCCACAGTATTGATTCTCGGTTGTGGCGGTGTTGGTCTGTCGGCGATACAGGGAGCCCGATTGACTGCTGCCCGCATCGTTATCGCCTCTGACCCAAATCCCACCCGCCGCGAAATGGCGTTGCGATTAGGCGCTACCCATGTGCTGGACCCGGCACGGGAAGACGTGGTTGCCTCCACACTTTCCCTGACGAACGGAATCGGTGCGGACTACGGGTTCGAAACAGCAGGAATCGCCCAGCTTATCGAAACCGCCATCAACGCCATCCGTCCAGGCGGTACGGCCGTATGCGTTGGTGCTCCACCTTTCGAGGACAGCGCGACAATCCGCAATGTCGTCCTTTTTGCATCGCAAGAAAAGAAATTGACAGGTAGCCTACTGGGCGGTGCACATCCAAAATTTGATATCGAACGCTTACTGTCTTTCTGGAAGACAGGCCGCCTCGATCTGGAAAGCCTGATCACCTGCAAACGACCTCTTTCTGAAATCAATGAGGCATTTCAGGATCTGAAGGAAGGCAAAGGCATACGCACAGTCATCGAGATCAGTGGATAA
- a CDS encoding ABC transporter ATP-binding protein — translation MKLLSVRDLALTIGPARPVDGVDFDIGAGETFALLGESGCGKSMTALALMRLLPPGARINRGSVMLEEAELLDLTEAQMRQRRGGAMAMIFQEPATSLNPVLTIGQQIAETLALHRNLGGSAARQRGVELLQTVGIPDPARRYDEYPFQLSGGMKQRAMIAMALAGEPRLLIADEPTTALDVTIQAQVLDVLVQLQRQQGMAMLLITHDLGVVARMADRIGVMYAGQLVEVASREDFFARPRHPYSRKLFEALPDARRRGGRLTMIPGRVPPADADIVGCRFAERCDRVMDQCRELPPPWREAANGQRMRCHLALEEVSQPTSHEEAVRPESSATAAALLEVRDLRVHFPIRRGILQRVRGQVRAVDGISLSLSPGRTLALVGESGCGKTTAGKAILQLLAPTAGSVRLAGRELTDLTAGELRPLRGTMQMVFQDPYASLDPRMRVGGIIAEGMAALGLKGDHRQLTERLLEQVGLAPEMALRYPHEFSGGQRQRIAIARALAVNPQILICDEPTSALDVSVQAQILNLLQDLQASLGLAYLFITHNIAVVDYLAHEVAVMYLGRVVEQGTVDEILRQPCHPYTRALIAAVPRIDGQRGEVLTVAGDPPSPAQPPTGCHFHPRCPEAMDICRRDYPGESRLSSSRGVRCHLYPGPD, via the coding sequence ATGAAATTGCTCAGTGTGCGTGATCTGGCTCTGACCATCGGCCCGGCCCGGCCGGTGGATGGCGTGGACTTCGACATCGGCGCCGGTGAGACCTTTGCTTTGCTGGGTGAGTCGGGCTGCGGCAAGTCCATGACGGCCCTGGCCCTGATGCGTCTGTTACCCCCTGGAGCACGCATCAACCGGGGCTCGGTCATGCTGGAGGAGGCGGAGCTGCTGGACCTGACCGAGGCCCAGATGCGCCAGCGGCGGGGCGGGGCCATGGCGATGATCTTCCAGGAGCCGGCCACCAGCCTCAATCCGGTGTTGACCATCGGACAGCAGATCGCCGAGACCCTGGCCCTGCATCGGAACCTGGGCGGTAGTGCGGCGCGACAGCGGGGCGTGGAACTGCTCCAGACGGTGGGTATCCCGGACCCGGCGCGGCGTTACGACGAATATCCCTTTCAGTTGTCGGGCGGCATGAAGCAGCGGGCCATGATCGCCATGGCCCTGGCCGGGGAGCCTCGGCTGCTGATCGCCGACGAGCCCACCACCGCCCTGGACGTGACCATCCAGGCCCAGGTACTCGATGTGCTGGTCCAGCTTCAGCGCCAGCAGGGCATGGCCATGCTGCTGATCACCCACGACCTGGGCGTGGTGGCGCGGATGGCCGATCGTATCGGAGTGATGTACGCCGGTCAGTTGGTGGAAGTGGCTTCCCGGGAGGATTTCTTCGCCCGGCCGCGCCACCCCTATTCCCGCAAACTGTTCGAGGCCCTGCCCGATGCCCGTCGCCGGGGAGGGCGCCTCACCATGATCCCGGGGCGGGTGCCGCCAGCGGATGCCGATATCGTCGGCTGCCGTTTTGCCGAGCGTTGCGACCGGGTAATGGACCAGTGCCGGGAGCTACCGCCGCCCTGGCGGGAGGCCGCCAATGGGCAGCGGATGCGCTGCCATCTGGCCCTGGAGGAAGTGTCGCAGCCGACTTCCCATGAGGAGGCTGTCAGGCCCGAGTCTTCCGCTACGGCGGCGGCACTGCTGGAAGTACGGGATTTGCGGGTCCATTTCCCGATTCGTCGGGGCATCCTGCAACGGGTCCGGGGCCAGGTTCGAGCCGTGGATGGGATTTCGCTAAGTCTGAGTCCGGGACGAACCCTGGCCCTGGTGGGAGAGTCCGGTTGTGGCAAGACCACCGCCGGCAAGGCCATCCTGCAACTGCTCGCCCCCACGGCGGGCAGTGTGCGCCTGGCGGGGCGGGAACTCACCGATCTGACTGCGGGAGAGTTGCGTCCACTACGGGGCACGATGCAGATGGTGTTCCAGGACCCCTATGCCTCCCTTGATCCCCGCATGCGGGTGGGGGGCATCATTGCCGAGGGCATGGCAGCCCTGGGGCTCAAGGGCGATCATCGACAACTCACGGAGCGGCTGTTGGAGCAGGTGGGGCTGGCGCCGGAAATGGCTCTGCGCTATCCCCACGAGTTTTCCGGCGGCCAGCGTCAACGCATCGCCATTGCCCGTGCCCTGGCGGTGAATCCCCAGATTCTGATCTGCGACGAGCCCACCAGCGCCCTGGATGTGTCGGTCCAGGCCCAGATTCTTAACTTATTGCAGGATTTGCAAGCCAGCCTGGGCCTGGCCTATCTGTTCATCACCCACAACATCGCGGTGGTGGATTACCTGGCCCACGAGGTGGCAGTGATGTACCTGGGGCGGGTGGTGGAGCAGGGCACGGTGGATGAAATCCTGCGCCAGCCCTGCCACCCCTATACCCGGGCGCTGATCGCTGCGGTGCCCCGCATTGACGGCCAGCGCGGGGAAGTGCTGACCGTGGCGGGAGATCCGCCATCGCCGGCCCAGCCGCCGACGGGTTGCCATTTCCATCCTCGCTGCCCTGAGGCCATGGATATCTGCCGACGTGACTATCCAGGGGAGAGCCGGCTTTCCTCAAGCCGAGGGGTGCGCTGCCATCTTTATCCCGGTCCTGATTAG
- the dnaQ gene encoding DNA polymerase III subunit epsilon: MRQVILDTETTGLEYRLGDRIIEVGCVELVGRKLTRRRFHKYINPEREIDAGAQAVHGLTNEFLADKPVFAEIVDELVEFIQDAELIIHNASFDVGFLNNEFALLKRDSLDNVCAGVIDTLRMAREVRPGKRNSLDALCNEYGVDNSGRQLHGALLDAELLAEVYLALTRGQESLMMDLEAPAAILQFDPNSLERGDLRILRASDAELLEHQRVLEELKKESKGECLWLKEPASINPPWA, translated from the coding sequence ATGCGTCAGGTCATACTGGATACTGAAACCACAGGGCTGGAATATCGGCTGGGAGATCGGATCATCGAAGTGGGTTGCGTGGAACTGGTGGGCCGCAAGCTCACCCGGCGGCGCTTCCACAAGTACATCAATCCGGAACGGGAAATCGATGCCGGCGCCCAGGCGGTCCATGGCCTGACCAACGAGTTCTTGGCCGATAAGCCAGTATTCGCTGAAATCGTCGACGAATTGGTGGAGTTCATCCAGGACGCTGAGCTGATCATCCATAACGCTTCTTTTGACGTGGGATTTCTTAACAACGAGTTCGCGCTACTAAAGCGCGATTCCCTGGACAATGTTTGTGCAGGTGTGATCGACACCTTACGCATGGCAAGGGAAGTTCGGCCCGGCAAGCGCAACTCCCTGGATGCCTTGTGTAACGAATACGGAGTGGACAACTCCGGGCGCCAGTTGCACGGCGCGCTGCTGGACGCGGAATTGCTGGCCGAAGTCTACCTGGCCCTGACCCGGGGACAGGAAAGTTTGATGATGGACCTAGAGGCGCCAGCCGCCATTTTGCAATTCGACCCCAACAGCCTGGAGCGGGGCGATCTGCGAATTCTTCGCGCCAGCGATGCGGAGCTGCTAGAGCACCAACGGGTGCTGGAAGAACTGAAGAAGGAATCCAAGGGGGAATGTCTTTGGCTGAAGGAGCCAGCTTCGATTAACCCACCGTGGGCCTGA
- a CDS encoding TatD family hydrolase yields MLVDSHCHLDFPDFASEIPQLLENMRTQGVGWGLCAGVTLEALPSLLALVSAHENLYAAVGVHPDHQEGREPGEDELVELTRHPKVVAIGETGLDYYRLEGDLEWQRQRFRCHIRAARRAAKPLIIHTRSAAADTLAILKEEGADAVGGVFHCFTESMEVARQALDLGFHVSFSGIVTFKNAVDLKEVARQIPLDRLLVETDCPYLAPAPHRGKRNEPAYVRHVAEEIARLREMELEEVAEATTSNFFRLFNIPRETK; encoded by the coding sequence CTGCTCGTCGATTCCCATTGCCACTTGGATTTTCCCGATTTCGCCAGCGAGATTCCTCAACTCCTGGAAAACATGCGTACCCAGGGCGTGGGCTGGGGGCTTTGCGCCGGAGTCACCCTGGAAGCCCTGCCTTCCTTGCTGGCCCTGGTATCCGCCCATGAAAACCTCTACGCAGCGGTGGGAGTACATCCGGATCATCAGGAGGGCAGGGAACCCGGTGAGGATGAACTGGTTGAACTGACTCGCCATCCCAAGGTGGTCGCCATCGGCGAGACTGGCCTGGATTACTATCGTCTGGAGGGAGACCTGGAGTGGCAACGGCAACGCTTTCGCTGCCATATTCGCGCGGCCCGACGGGCCGCCAAACCCCTGATCATCCACACCCGTTCGGCCGCAGCAGACACCCTGGCGATACTTAAGGAGGAGGGGGCCGATGCCGTGGGAGGCGTGTTCCATTGCTTCACCGAATCCATGGAAGTGGCCCGGCAGGCCCTGGACCTGGGCTTCCACGTCTCCTTTTCCGGCATCGTCACCTTCAAGAACGCCGTCGATTTGAAGGAGGTAGCCCGTCAGATTCCTCTGGACCGGCTGCTGGTGGAGACCGATTGTCCGTACCTGGCGCCCGCACCCCACCGGGGCAAGCGCAACGAACCAGCCTACGTGCGCCATGTGGCCGAGGAAATCGCACGGTTGAGGGAGATGGAGCTGGAAGAAGTAGCAGAAGCAACCACCAGCAACTTTTTCAGACTGTTCAATATTCCCCGGGAAACCAAGTGA
- a CDS encoding transglycosylase SLT domain-containing protein, with amino-acid sequence MGTLSARLHAEMVARESSLQMSPTLALPNASPFEVAPAVPARSTVEEDLPRIATIDLTAPPTDIWQRMRNGFSMPDLNSPLVAERQAWYLNRPQMLQQILHRSRRYIYFIVQELEKRGMPTELALLPMVESAFNPLAYSSARALGMWQFIPSTGKTYNLEQNWWGDQRRDIVASTGAALDYLQKIYEMHGDWHLALASYNWGENAVARAVARNQARGLPTDYQSLTMPGETRYYVPKLQALKNIIAHPELFGLQLPPVANEPYFTTIDMPATMDVAMAARLAEIPLDEFIALNPAHSRPVMRDTGSTTLVLPAEKVTIFQNNLERYASEDRPLSLWSTHVLKKGEKLETIAARHGITVAHLKQINSIGRRTKISTGQKLLVPDPSAHTGSDLIAKLPQTPADTPRAKGRGKGKKSASVRGSRTGKGRKATAMGKSGRVSAPAGKKRKKR; translated from the coding sequence ATGGGAACCCTGTCAGCACGGCTGCACGCCGAAATGGTGGCACGGGAATCCAGCTTGCAGATGAGTCCTACTCTGGCGCTGCCGAATGCCTCCCCCTTCGAAGTTGCCCCGGCAGTACCCGCCCGCAGCACGGTGGAGGAAGACCTGCCTCGCATCGCCACCATAGACCTCACCGCGCCACCCACGGACATCTGGCAGCGGATGCGCAATGGCTTCTCCATGCCCGACCTGAACAGCCCCCTGGTGGCCGAGCGTCAGGCCTGGTATCTGAACCGGCCCCAGATGCTGCAACAAATTCTTCACCGCAGCCGTCGCTATATCTACTTCATCGTCCAGGAACTGGAAAAGCGCGGCATGCCCACCGAACTGGCCCTGTTGCCCATGGTGGAAAGCGCATTCAACCCCCTGGCCTATTCGTCGGCTCGGGCTCTGGGCATGTGGCAATTCATACCCTCCACCGGCAAGACCTACAACCTGGAACAGAACTGGTGGGGTGACCAGCGCCGGGATATTGTTGCTTCCACCGGAGCGGCTCTCGACTATCTGCAAAAAATCTACGAAATGCATGGCGACTGGCACCTGGCCCTGGCCTCCTACAATTGGGGCGAGAATGCCGTGGCCCGGGCCGTGGCCCGCAACCAAGCCAGGGGACTGCCCACGGACTACCAAAGCCTGACCATGCCCGGCGAGACGCGCTATTACGTGCCCAAGCTCCAGGCCCTGAAGAACATCATCGCCCATCCGGAGTTGTTCGGCCTCCAGTTGCCGCCGGTTGCCAATGAACCCTATTTCACCACCATCGACATGCCGGCCACCATGGACGTAGCGATGGCCGCCCGCCTGGCGGAAATTCCCCTGGACGAATTCATCGCCCTCAATCCCGCCCATAGCCGCCCGGTGATGCGGGATACCGGTTCGACCACCCTGGTATTGCCAGCAGAAAAGGTCACGATATTCCAGAACAACCTGGAACGTTATGCAAGCGAAGATCGGCCCCTTTCCCTTTGGAGCACCCATGTGCTGAAAAAGGGCGAGAAGCTGGAGACCATTGCCGCCCGCCATGGCATAACCGTAGCCCATCTCAAGCAGATCAACAGCATCGGTCGTCGTACCAAAATAAGCACCGGTCAAAAACTGTTGGTGCCCGACCCATCTGCCCACACCGGTTCCGACCTGATCGCCAAGCTGCCCCAGACGCCGGCTGACACACCCCGCGCCAAGGGGCGGGGCAAGGGCAAGAAATCCGCCTCGGTCAGGGGCTCACGGACTGGCAAGGGGCGGAAGGCGACGGCGATGGGCAAGTCCGGACGGGTATCTGCGCCAGCCGGGAAGAAGCGCAAGAAGCGCTAA